The sequence below is a genomic window from Haloterrigena turkmenica DSM 5511.
GATCCCAAGCATACGGAGGTCAGAGAGGTGATTATAAACTGATCGCTGTGCGAGAGAATCTGTTTCAGAGGACTCACAGAGGTCGAGATACTCCTGGTAAATCTCTCGAGTACGACACGGAGTCTCATCCTTTGCTGCCTTAGAGATCACTGCGAGAAGTGTAAGGCGACCGTGAGTTGTGAGTTCTCGCATGCCCTCTTCGACGCGTTCCTGTTCAAGTTTCGAGCGTGCGGCCTCAACGTGATCCTCTCGGATACTATCGGCGTCCGTGCTTTCCGCGATTTCGCCGGCAAGCCGGAGGAGATCGAGTGCTTGACGCGCACTCCCGCTGTCGCGAGCGGCAAGTGCAGCACAAAGCTCGAGAACGCCGTTTTCGTACGCATCGTCTGCGATCGCGATATCTGCTCGAGAGGCGAGGATATTCCCTAATTCAGCGGCATCGTACGGAGGAAACTGGAGTTCTCGTTCACAGAGCGTGTCTTGAACTCGAGGATCGAGCTGCTCGCGAAATTTGAAATCGTTGCTAATACCGATGACACCGACTCGCGTTGTCTCGAGATAGCCGTTCGATCGAGCTCGTGGGAGTTCATAGAGGAGTTCGTCTCGATCACCGATGGAGTCGATCTCGTCGAGAACGATGAGGATCGTTCCGCCGATAGCGTCAAGTTCGTCGTAAAGTTTCGAGAAGACCGTCTGCTGCGGATAGCCGGTCGAGCTGATTTCACTGCCGGATGGACGAAGTTCGTTGACCAGCCGAACTGCTACCTGATAGGAGGAGTTCAGTGTTTTACAGTTGATCGAAATAACAGAGAGATCGACGTCATCGTACCGTTCAATATCGGTCTGGAGTTCCTCAAGGAGGTACTCAGTGACAGCAGTCTTCCCGACGCCCGTATTTCCGTAGATGAAGATATTGTTCGGTTCCCACCCATCTACGACCGGCTGGAGCGCGTCTGTGTACGCAGCGATTTCTTCATCTCGTTCTTCGATCTCCGGTGGCTGGTACGATTCACCCAGTGCGTCTTTGTTTCGGAATATCGTTCTCTTACGTTCGAACCGACTCATGTGTAAT
It includes:
- a CDS encoding orc1/cdc6 family replication initiation protein, which produces MSRFERKRTIFRNKDALGESYQPPEIEERDEEIAAYTDALQPVVDGWEPNNIFIYGNTGVGKTAVTEYLLEELQTDIERYDDVDLSVISINCKTLNSSYQVAVRLVNELRPSGSEISSTGYPQQTVFSKLYDELDAIGGTILIVLDEIDSIGDRDELLYELPRARSNGYLETTRVGVIGISNDFKFREQLDPRVQDTLCERELQFPPYDAAELGNILASRADIAIADDAYENGVLELCAALAARDSGSARQALDLLRLAGEIAESTDADSIREDHVEAARSKLEQERVEEGMRELTTHGRLTLLAVISKAAKDETPCRTREIYQEYLDLCESSETDSLAQRSVYNHLSDLRMLGILSAAENRSGSRGNYYSYSLNVPFTSAIEAMADVLYLDREIKVIRDIADMNDIS